A stretch of Gallus gallus isolate bGalGal1 chromosome 2, bGalGal1.mat.broiler.GRCg7b, whole genome shotgun sequence DNA encodes these proteins:
- the SLA gene encoding src-like-adapter isoform X1: protein MGNTMKTPRASAEGGEETNVASSTGQESDFLAVLYDYPSADISQPIFHVGEKLRVLSDEGGWWRVHSLTTGRENYIPGKYVAKVYHGWLFEGLGREKAEELLQLPNTKVGSFMIRESETRKGLYSLSVRHREVKHYRIFRLPNNWYYISPRQTFQCLEDLVNHYSEVADGLCCVLTTPCLTQCTNNHSIMNQVPPVVMRNKNFNWRSIHRLEMTGDTESTLAAIDDSCLSYGLRESIASYLSLTGDDNSSFVSARKKKAQSLIYTGSKQKSTLQLPPTYYED, encoded by the exons ATGGGAAACACTATGAAAACACCGAGAGCCTCtgcagaaggaggagaagaaacaaatgtgGCAAGCTCAACGG GTCAGGAGAGTGATTTCCTTGCTGTCCTCTATGACTATCCCTCAGCAGACATAAGCCAACCTATATTTCATGTAGGAGAAAAACTACGTGTGCTATCAGA TGAAGGAGGTTGGTGGAGAGTCCATTCCCTTACAACAGGACGAGAGAATTATATTCCAGGGAAATATGTAGCAAAGGTTTATCATGG CTGGCTATTTGAAGGGCtgggaagagagaaagcagaggaacTTCTACAGCTCCCCAACACCAAGGTCGGCTCCTTCATGATCAGAGAGAGTGAGACTAGGAAAG GATTATATTCCTTGTCAGTACGGCACAGGGAGGTGAAACATTACAGGATCTTTCGCCTTCCAAATAACTGGTATTACATCTCTCCACGGCAAACCTTTCAGTGCCTTGAAGACCTCGTGAATCACTACTCAg AAGTTGCTGATGGTCTCTGCTGTGTCCTTACAACACCCTGCCTTACCCAGTGCACTAACAACCACAGCATAATGAATCAAGTTCCTCCTGTGGTGATGCGGAATAAAAACTTCAACTGGAGAAGCATTCACAG GCTGGAGATGACTGGAGATACGGAAAGCACGCTGGCAGCAATAGATGATTCCTGTCTCAGCTATGGCCTGAGGGAAAGCATTGCTTCCTACCTCTCCTTGACAGGGGATGACAACTCTTCATTTGTAAGtgccagaaagaagaaagcacagtCTCTTATATACACAGGGAGCAAGCAGAAGAGTACCCTTCAATTGCCACCTACATATTATGAGGACTGA
- the SLA gene encoding src-like-adapter isoform X2 produces the protein MIRESETRKGLYSLSVRHREVKHYRIFRLPNNWYYISPRQTFQCLEDLVNHYSEVADGLCCVLTTPCLTQCTNNHSIMNQVPPVVMRNKNFNWRSIHRLEMTGDTESTLAAIDDSCLSYGLRESIASYLSLTGDDNSSFVSARKKKAQSLIYTGSKQKSTLQLPPTYYED, from the exons ATGATCAGAGAGAGTGAGACTAGGAAAG GATTATATTCCTTGTCAGTACGGCACAGGGAGGTGAAACATTACAGGATCTTTCGCCTTCCAAATAACTGGTATTACATCTCTCCACGGCAAACCTTTCAGTGCCTTGAAGACCTCGTGAATCACTACTCAg AAGTTGCTGATGGTCTCTGCTGTGTCCTTACAACACCCTGCCTTACCCAGTGCACTAACAACCACAGCATAATGAATCAAGTTCCTCCTGTGGTGATGCGGAATAAAAACTTCAACTGGAGAAGCATTCACAG GCTGGAGATGACTGGAGATACGGAAAGCACGCTGGCAGCAATAGATGATTCCTGTCTCAGCTATGGCCTGAGGGAAAGCATTGCTTCCTACCTCTCCTTGACAGGGGATGACAACTCTTCATTTGTAAGtgccagaaagaagaaagcacagtCTCTTATATACACAGGGAGCAAGCAGAAGAGTACCCTTCAATTGCCACCTACATATTATGAGGACTGA